The Marinitoga sp. 1197 genome segment CGACAGAAGAAATGGCAGCTGCGAGCGATAAAACAGCGCAAATGATACTGGAAATATCAAATGAAATAAACGAAATAACAAAAGATATAGAAGAAGAAAGCAAAGAAATAGAAAATGTAAATGAAAAAGCAGAAGAATTAGAAAAATTAGTAGAAGAACTAAACAAAAAATTGAATCAGTTTAAAATATAACAAATCCCATTCGGGATTTGTTATATTTTAATAATCCGAAAATAAAAAATAAAAAAAGATTGTCCAAAAGTCAAATTCACTCAGACAGCTTGATTGCTAATCCTTAAAATTATTCATTCTCAGCCGTCGTTCAGATTTTTCATCCATGAAAAAGCTTCACTCAAAAAAACGTCCTGTTTTTTTGACGGCTTTCATTCATAATTTTAAGGGCAATCTTCGAGTCTTCGTTTCATTTGAGACTTTTTAGACAATCTAAAATAAAAAAAGTTAATGTTCTAACAAATCCATTTGGATTTGTTATATTTTTTTTATTGTTATTAATTGGCAAAATGTAAAATTTTGTATATTTAACAGAATTTATGTTATAATTATTTCAAAAGGGGTGATATAGATGAAAGTATGGGAAACAGAAATTTTTGGCAGAAAATTAATTATTGAACATGGAAAAATGGCCAAACAAGCACATGGATCTATTTTATTAAAATATGGAAAATCAGCAATATTAGTTACCGCAACTGCTTCAAAAGAAGCAAAGGATGGAATTGATTTCCTTCCTCTAACCGTAGAATTTCAGGAAAAATTTTATGCAGTTGGTAAAATACCTGGTGGTTTTTTAAAAAGAGAAGGCAGACCAAGCAGTGAAGCTATTTTGTCTTCTAGATTAATAGATAGACCTATTAGACCTTTATTCCCAAAAGATTTTCATAATGATATACAGGTTATAGTTACAGCATTTTCAATGGATAATGATGACAGTATTGAAACCTGGGGAATAACAGGAGCTTCTTTTGCTTTGAATTTATCTCCTATTCCATTTGATGGTATGGTTGCAGGAGTTAGATTGGGATACGTTGATGAAAAATTTGTTGTGTTCCCCACTCAGGAAGAATTGAAAAATAGCAGAATGGATATAGTCGTTGCTGGAACAAAAGAAGCTATAACTATGGTTGAGGGGGAATCTTTAGAAGTATCAGAAGATGAAATGGTAAAAGCTCTTTTATATGCTCATGAGGCGATTAAACAGATTATAGAATTTCAGGAAAAAGTGGTTTCAGAATTTAATATAGAAAAATGGGAAGTGATTTCTCCTGAAATACCAGAAGGATTTGTTGAAGACTTTGAAAAATTGATAAATGATGAAGAATTAGAAAAAAGAATTTTGGTAAAAGGTAAAAAAGACAGAGACGATGCATTGGATTCATATAGAAAAGAATTATTAGAAGAATTCCAGACAAAATATGTTGAAAAATGGGATAACGAAAATTATGAGAAGTATAAGAAATTTTTATATGAATCTTTTGATGAAAAGATTAAAAAATTAATGAGAAAAATGATAATAGAAAAGAATACAAGAGCAGATGGAAGAAAAATAGATGAAATAAGACCGATTACATGTGAAATAGGGCTATTTGAAAAAACACATGGGTCTGCATTATTTACAAGAGGCGAAACGCAAAGTTTAGGAGTTGTTACTCTTGGCGAACCTATGGATGTTCAAATAATAGACACAGTATTTGAAGAAGGAGAACGCCGATTTATGCTTCACTATAATTTCCCTCCATTTTCTACAGGAGAGGTAAAAGGGTTAAGGTTAAGTAGAAGAGAGATAGGACATGGACATTTAGCTGAAAGAGCTTTAAAAAATATGTTACCTACCGAAGAAGAATTTCCTTATATTATCAGAATTGTTTCTGAAATATTAGAATCAAATGGTTCTTCATCCATGGCTACAGTATGTTCTGGTTCGTTAGCATTGATGGATGCTGGTGTTCCTATACCAAAACATGTTGCTGGTGTTGCCATGGGATTAATTTTTGAAGATGAAAAATTTGTTGTATTAACAGATATATTAGGTATGGAAGATCATCTTGGAGATATGGATTTTAAAGTTACAGGAACAAGAGACGGTATTACTGCATTTCAAATGGATGTTAAGGTAGCTGGAGTAAATGAAGAGGTATTAAAAGAAGCTTTAGAAAGAGCAAGAG includes the following:
- the pnp gene encoding polyribonucleotide nucleotidyltransferase; translation: MKVWETEIFGRKLIIEHGKMAKQAHGSILLKYGKSAILVTATASKEAKDGIDFLPLTVEFQEKFYAVGKIPGGFLKREGRPSSEAILSSRLIDRPIRPLFPKDFHNDIQVIVTAFSMDNDDSIETWGITGASFALNLSPIPFDGMVAGVRLGYVDEKFVVFPTQEELKNSRMDIVVAGTKEAITMVEGESLEVSEDEMVKALLYAHEAIKQIIEFQEKVVSEFNIEKWEVISPEIPEGFVEDFEKLINDEELEKRILVKGKKDRDDALDSYRKELLEEFQTKYVEKWDNENYEKYKKFLYESFDEKIKKLMRKMIIEKNTRADGRKIDEIRPITCEIGLFEKTHGSALFTRGETQSLGVVTLGEPMDVQIIDTVFEEGERRFMLHYNFPPFSTGEVKGLRLSRREIGHGHLAERALKNMLPTEEEFPYIIRIVSEILESNGSSSMATVCSGSLALMDAGVPIPKHVAGVAMGLIFEDEKFVVLTDILGMEDHLGDMDFKVTGTRDGITAFQMDVKVAGVNEEVLKEALERARVARLHILNIMYNTISEPKKELSPYAPLIKTTKIPIDKISEVIGPGGRVIKGIHKDFDVEISIDDETGLTKVSGHNVQNIDNAIKYIESLIKEVKEGEVFEGKVSRIENYGLFVEIIPGKLGLLHMSNLGKDAKELLKSIKIGDIMKVEIISIDDNGRIQLKKFGEKTAERKNHRRKNYQKPEERNDHKKDAE